A single Thermaerobacter sp. FW80 DNA region contains:
- the istB gene encoding IS21-like element helper ATPase IstB — protein sequence MNAAKATQEALIDLYARELRLPGLRKAYRELARDAAQSGQDPLAYLAACLTAEVESRRQSRLQRRLHLARFPALKTLDSFDFTALPDLPKARVLQLADASFVKDRENVICLGPTGTGKTHTAIALGVAAIHAGWRVRFTTAVALGQELLQAHNEARLPKALKGWDRFDLVILDELGYLGLGPAGPLLFQFCAHRYERGSLLITTNLEFSRWVEVFGDAALTSALLDRLTHRSHVLLFNGESYRFRESQQRLRKEGVSH from the coding sequence GTGAATGCCGCCAAGGCCACGCAGGAAGCCCTCATCGACCTCTACGCCCGGGAGTTACGGCTCCCGGGGCTGCGCAAGGCGTACCGCGAACTGGCCCGGGACGCCGCCCAGAGCGGCCAGGACCCCTTGGCCTACCTGGCCGCCTGCCTGACGGCCGAGGTGGAGTCACGACGGCAAAGCCGGTTGCAGCGCCGGCTGCACTTGGCTCGCTTCCCCGCTCTGAAAACGCTGGACTCCTTCGACTTTACGGCGCTTCCCGACCTCCCGAAGGCCCGGGTGCTCCAGCTCGCCGACGCAAGCTTCGTGAAGGACCGGGAGAACGTGATTTGCCTCGGGCCGACGGGGACGGGGAAGACCCACACGGCCATCGCCCTCGGCGTGGCCGCCATCCATGCCGGCTGGCGGGTCCGGTTCACCACGGCCGTGGCCCTGGGACAAGAGCTGCTCCAGGCCCACAACGAGGCCCGCCTGCCCAAGGCCCTCAAGGGGTGGGATCGCTTCGACCTGGTCATTCTTGACGAACTGGGATACCTCGGCTTGGGACCTGCAGGCCCGCTGCTCTTCCAGTTCTGCGCACACCGCTACGAGCGCGGCAGCCTGCTCATCACGACCAATCTGGAGTTCTCGCGCTGGGTCGAGGTCTTTGGCGACGCCGCCTTGACCTCGGCCTTGCTCGACCGGCTCACCCACCGGTCCCACGTGCTGCTCTTCAACGGCGAGTCCTACCGGTTCCGCGAAAGCCAGCAGCGGTTGCGGAAGGAGGGGGTCTCACACTGA
- a CDS encoding IS256 family transposase: protein MSRIPPSQQLAELARQLAAQAREGTEVEDLTHALVRLGARKLIQELLEAEVTELLGRGRYERREPGQEGARNGYKPRTLRCAEGRLEIDVPQVRGMEGLCQPTLWRALKRRTDVLERLVVEMYARGLSTRDIEDALAELAGSEAPLLSRSTVSRITEALHEEFEAFAQRDLSGLDVVYLFADAIYESLRRQAGCREGILVTWAILSDGSKVLVHLSLGNKERYEDWLEHFRDLVRRGLKTPLTVTTDGAPGLIQAVEAMWPEAERIRCWVHKMRNVLDKVPEEARPVLKPYLEAIRDAPDIEQGRRLVAEVVERFGREYPSAMRSLQEDLEASLAHLRLPAAHRKHVRTTNLVERSFEEERRRAKVIPRFRSERECLKLVFAVLWRASERWRRVQFSEHERKQLERYIEERQRQRAAQKEVSPAATVA, encoded by the coding sequence ATGTCCAGGATACCACCCAGCCAGCAGTTGGCGGAGCTGGCCCGGCAGCTGGCCGCGCAGGCCCGGGAGGGTACTGAGGTCGAGGACCTGACCCATGCCCTCGTCCGCCTGGGCGCCCGCAAGCTCATCCAGGAGCTGCTGGAGGCAGAGGTCACGGAGCTTTTGGGGCGCGGACGCTACGAGCGGCGCGAGCCTGGCCAGGAAGGCGCCCGCAACGGCTACAAGCCGCGGACGCTGCGTTGCGCCGAGGGGCGGCTCGAGATCGACGTCCCCCAGGTGCGGGGCATGGAGGGACTGTGCCAGCCCACGCTGTGGAGGGCCCTCAAGCGGCGGACGGACGTGCTGGAGCGCCTGGTGGTGGAGATGTACGCCCGGGGCCTCTCTACCCGGGACATCGAGGATGCGCTGGCGGAGCTGGCGGGCAGCGAAGCGCCGCTTTTGAGCCGGTCCACCGTGAGCCGGATCACCGAGGCGCTCCACGAGGAGTTCGAGGCCTTTGCCCAGCGGGACCTGTCAGGCCTCGACGTGGTGTACCTGTTCGCCGACGCCATCTACGAGTCGCTGCGCCGGCAGGCGGGCTGCCGTGAGGGCATCCTGGTCACCTGGGCCATCTTGAGCGACGGCAGCAAGGTGCTGGTGCACCTGAGCCTGGGCAACAAGGAGCGCTACGAGGACTGGCTGGAGCACTTCCGGGATCTGGTGCGCCGGGGGCTGAAGACGCCGCTGACGGTGACGACGGACGGGGCGCCGGGGCTGATCCAGGCGGTGGAAGCCATGTGGCCGGAGGCGGAGCGCATCCGCTGCTGGGTGCACAAGATGCGGAACGTGCTGGACAAGGTGCCGGAGGAGGCGCGGCCCGTGCTCAAGCCCTACCTGGAGGCGATCCGGGACGCACCGGATATCGAGCAGGGCCGGCGGCTGGTGGCCGAGGTGGTGGAGCGGTTCGGGCGGGAGTATCCCTCGGCCATGCGGAGCCTGCAGGAGGACCTGGAAGCGAGCCTGGCGCACCTGCGGCTACCCGCCGCCCACCGCAAGCATGTCCGGACCACCAACCTGGTGGAGCGCAGCTTCGAGGAGGAGCGGCGGCGCGCCAAGGTGATCCCGCGGTTTCGGAGCGAGCGGGAGTGCCTGAAGCTAGTCTTCGCCGTGCTGTGGCGGGCGAGTGAGCGCTGGCGGCGGGTGCAGTTCAGCGAGCACGAACGAAAGCAGCTGGAGCGCTACATCGAGGAGCGGCAACGGCAAAGAGCGGCGCAGAAAGAGGTTTCACCCGCTGCCACCGTGGCATGA
- the istA gene encoding IS21 family transposase gives MVDIEFIRKRHFVDGWSIRKISRQLGLARQTVRKALASAEPPRCRLTSPRPSPVLDPYRDVILTWLEQDATAPRKQRHTARRIYQRLVEEYGFQGGESTVRRFVAQVRGRQPEPFLPLTAAWGQTAQVDWGEAVVVLGGRRTVAHLFVLRLRASGVIFAWASPTERLEAFLEGHCRAFAWLGGVPHECIFDNPKTAVIKILAGPAREEHTLFASLRAHYLFDSAFCRPGEAHEKGAVENGVGYVRRNALVPVPDFPDWEALNAHLLDWCERERQRRGEAWEQERAALRPLPDRPFRAARPHVVTVNKLSLVTFDRNRYSVPCEWVGRTLTLWAYTDRIEVTDGERVVATHRRAYGRGETSLELAHYLPALARKPRAATHLAVVTKLPPVYAQVQHLLCSRRPDGYREFAQILLLHREFPAAVVTEALEEAATQGLLDAQAVRQLILNRLARPAPEPVPVPDRLAAVRVRVSDPARYDALLGGDRR, from the coding sequence ATGGTCGATATTGAGTTTATCCGAAAGCGCCACTTCGTCGATGGTTGGTCCATCCGGAAGATCAGCCGGCAGCTCGGACTGGCCCGCCAGACGGTTCGCAAAGCCCTGGCAAGTGCGGAACCGCCTCGTTGCCGGCTCACGTCGCCACGGCCCAGCCCCGTGCTCGACCCCTACCGGGACGTCATCCTGACGTGGCTGGAACAAGACGCCACAGCCCCGCGAAAGCAGCGTCACACCGCCCGTCGAATCTACCAGCGGCTGGTCGAGGAGTACGGCTTTCAAGGCGGTGAGTCCACGGTCCGGCGGTTCGTCGCCCAAGTTCGCGGCCGGCAGCCCGAACCGTTCCTGCCGCTGACGGCCGCCTGGGGCCAGACGGCCCAGGTCGACTGGGGCGAAGCAGTGGTGGTGCTTGGGGGTCGCCGGACCGTCGCCCACCTGTTCGTCCTGCGCCTGCGGGCTAGCGGCGTGATCTTCGCCTGGGCGTCGCCGACGGAGCGGCTTGAGGCCTTCCTGGAAGGCCACTGCCGGGCCTTTGCCTGGCTCGGCGGCGTTCCCCACGAGTGCATCTTTGACAACCCCAAGACGGCGGTCATCAAGATCCTCGCCGGCCCGGCCCGGGAGGAGCACACCCTCTTCGCCAGCCTCCGTGCCCATTACCTATTCGACAGCGCCTTCTGCCGGCCCGGCGAGGCCCACGAGAAGGGGGCGGTGGAGAACGGTGTGGGGTATGTGCGGCGAAACGCCCTGGTCCCCGTGCCCGACTTTCCCGACTGGGAGGCGCTGAACGCCCACCTGCTGGACTGGTGCGAACGGGAGCGCCAGCGGCGGGGAGAGGCCTGGGAACAGGAACGCGCCGCGCTCCGGCCCCTGCCGGACCGACCCTTCCGTGCCGCCCGGCCCCACGTCGTGACGGTGAACAAACTGAGCCTCGTGACCTTTGACCGGAACCGGTACTCGGTGCCTTGCGAGTGGGTGGGGCGCACGCTCACCCTTTGGGCCTATACGGACCGGATTGAGGTCACCGACGGCGAGCGTGTGGTGGCGACCCATCGGCGGGCTTATGGCCGTGGCGAGACGAGCCTTGAGCTGGCCCATTACCTCCCGGCCCTGGCCCGGAAGCCGCGGGCCGCCACCCACCTGGCCGTCGTGACGAAGTTGCCGCCGGTCTATGCCCAGGTTCAGCACCTCCTGTGCAGCCGGCGTCCCGACGGGTATCGCGAGTTCGCCCAGATCCTGCTCCTGCACCGGGAGTTCCCGGCCGCGGTGGTGACCGAAGCGCTGGAAGAAGCCGCTACCCAGGGGCTCCTTGACGCCCAAGCCGTTCGCCAGCTGATCCTCAACCGTCTGGCCCGTCCGGCACCCGAGCCCGTGCCCGTTCCAGACCGGTTGGCCGCCGTTCGGGTCCGGGTTTCCGATCCGGCCCGCTATGACGCGCTGCTGGGAGGGGATCGCCGGTGA